The Toxotes jaculatrix isolate fToxJac2 chromosome 21, fToxJac2.pri, whole genome shotgun sequence genome includes a region encoding these proteins:
- the LOC121201168 gene encoding potassium voltage-gated channel subfamily A member 7 has protein sequence MDSSDPQDDERGDRRKESDGEKDKQLKNQLNSEEKGEKEIKGNEKEKKKESRRSGSLWRSGWALSERLAINVSGMRYETQLRTLAQFPDSLLGDPRRRSRYFDPLRNELFLDRNRACFDAILYFYQSGGRLRRPANIPLDIFMDELMFYELGEDIMNRFKEDEGFPKEEERPLPSNEIQRRLWMLFEHPESSSGARIIAIISVMVIVVSILIFCLETLPDFRIEKETREENFYKYHSQAKNISENMPPPHSVFHDPFFLVETMCICWFSFELLMRFACAPSKTHFFKDVMNIIDFSAILPYFVTLGTELAKDNDASPATSLAIIRVIRLVRVFRIFKLSRHSKGLQILGQTLRASMRELGLLIFFLFIGVILFSSAIYFAEADHTNTAFISIPHAFWWAVVTMTTVGYGDMYPQTVWGKLVGSMCAIAGVLTISLPVPVIVSNFSYFYHRETECEDETVYNHVQTTLWEDEEPEGEETDEGDRDPEGDYYAIEGICNPLNGTLLSGLCTGQDAEFRGGNTYLREPLVTQV, from the exons ATGGACAGCAGTGACCCACAGGATGAcgaaagaggagacagaaggaaagagagtgACGGAGAGAAAGATAAACAGCTGAAGAACCAGCTCAACAgtgaagaaaaaggagagaaggagatcaaaggaaatgagaaggagaagaagaaagagagccGGCGTTCTGGGTCTCTGTGGAGGAGCGGATGGGCATTGAGTGAAAGACTCGCCATCAATGTCTCAGGGATGCGTTATGAAACTCAGCTTCGCACCTTAGCCCAGTTCCCTGACTCCTTGCTTGGTGACCCCAGGCGGAGGTCACGGTACTTTGACCCGCTTCGAAATGAGCTCTTCCTGGACCGCAATCGGGCCTGCTTTGATGCCATTCTGTATTTTTACCAGTCAGGTGGGAGGCTTCGGAGGCCAGCAAACATACCCCTGGACATCTTCATGGATGAGCTGATGTTCTACGAGCTGGGAGAGGACATCATGAACCGCTTCAAGGAGGACGAAGGTTTTccaaaagaggaggagaggccgCTGCCGTCCAACGAAATCCAGAGAAGACTGTGGATGCTCTTTGAGCACCCTGAGTCCTCATCGGGGGCACGTATTATAGCTATCATCAGTGTCATGGTCATTGTGGTGTCCATCCTCATCTTCTGCCTGGAGACACTGCCTGACTTCAGGATTGAGAAAGAAACACGAGAG GAGAATTTTTACAAGTACCACTCCCAGGCAAAGAATATATCTGAGAACATGCCTCCTccacacagtgtttttcatgACCCCTTCTTCTTGGTGGAGACCATGTGTATATGCTGGTTCTCCTTCGAGCTCCTCATGCGCTTTGCTTGCGCTCCCAGCAAGACGCACTTCTTCAAGGATGTCATGAACATCATCGATTTCAGTGCCATCCTGCCCTATTTTGTCACTCTGGGAACAGAGCTGGCCAAGGACAATGACGCCAGTCCGGCAACTTCCTTGGCCATCATCAGGGTCATCAGGTTGGTGAGGGTGTTCAGGATCTTCAAATTGTCTCGCCACTCTAAGGGCCTCCAGATCCTTGGTCAGACACTGAGGGCCAGCATGCGTGAGCTGGGCCTACTtatcttcttcctctttattgGCGTCATCCTCTTCTCCAGCGCCATCTACTTTGCTGAGGCTGACCACACCAACACGGCTTTCATCAGTATACCACACGCCTTCTGGTGGGCAGTTGTCACCATGACCACAGTGGGCTATGGCGACATGTATCCACAAACAGTGTGGGGTAAGCTGGTGGGCTCAATGTGCGCCATTGCTGGCGTGCTTACCATCtcactgccagtgcctgtcatAGTATCCAATTTCAGCTACTTCTACCATCGGGAGACTGAATGTGAGGATGAAACCGTGTACAACCATGTCCAGACAACACTGTGGGAGGACGAGGAGCCGGAAGGggaggaaacagatgaagggGATAGGGATCCAGAGGGAGATTATTATGCCATCGAAGGCATCTGTAACCCCCTGAATGGGACTCTGCTGAGTGGACTGTGCACAGGGCAGGACGCAGAGTTCAGAGGGGGAAATACGTATCTGAGGGAACCACTGGTCACCCAAGTTTAG
- the fgf21 gene encoding fibroblast growth factor 21, producing the protein LLVIPLPFSASFYLADSNPLLSFNSQVREGHLYTDNHRRGMYLQMTLDGRVSGSDVQTPYSVLQLKSVKPGHVIIKGQSSSLFLCVDSGGHLRGQRHYTEADCTFQELLLADGYTRFLSSHHGFPVSLASKQSPDRHAVPFTRFLPLRNTLTVESVSEPPPNSQRYFNVDSDDLLGMGLNSMVSPQFSVDK; encoded by the exons ctcttagtCATTCCACTTCCTTTCTCTGCGTCATTTTATCTCGCCGACTCCAACCCACTTTTATCCTTCAATAGTCAAGTCAGAGAAGGTCATCTCTACACAG ATAATCACAGAAGAGGCATGTACCTGCAGATGACCCTGGATGGGAGAGTGTCAGGAAGTGATGTTCAGACACCTTACA gtgtgctgcagctgaaatcaGTTAAACCAGGCCACGTAATCATCAAGGGACAGTCATCatccctgtttctgtgtgtggacagtggAGGCCATTTGAGGGGGCAG AGGCACTACACAGAAGCTGACTGCACCTTCcaagagctgctgctggcagACGGATACACCCGCTTTCTATCCTCACACCATGGATTTCCTGTGTCTCTGGCATCGAAACAGTCCCCCGATAGACACGCAGTCCCCTTCACTCGATTCCTACCACTTAGGAATACTCTGACAGTGGAGAGTGTGTCTGAACCACCACCAAACAGTCAGAGATACTTCAACGTGGACTCTGATGATCTTCTTGGAATGGGCCTAAATTCTATGGTCAGTCCTCAGTTTTCAGTGGACAAGTAA
- the LOC121201167 gene encoding liprin-alpha-3-like, translated as MMMCEVMPTISEDGRSGTGGGSSSPAGAGVGGPGGAMGGGGFSGREPRGGGDEGGSTGNLESLMVNMLTERERLLENLRETQESLGTAQLRLRELGHEKESLQRQLSIALPQEFAVLTKELNVCREQLLEREEEIAELKAERNNTRLLLEHLECLVSRHERSLRMTVVKRQAQSPAGVSSEVEVLKALKSLFEHHKALDEKVRERLRVALERVSMLEDQLAASSQEVISLRDQIKRRQQGVDGGKDRLPNGPSSGLEDGELERQREGEIERQRAELSQLRERLALMCRQVGEIEEQLAAARREVTKSEEANQKLQREVKEALCQREDMEERITTLERRYLSAQREATSLHDIKDKLENELASKESLHRQSEEKNRQLQERLDEAKQKLQQTLQRAETLPEIEAQLAQRVAALNKAEERHGNFEERLRQMEAQLEEKNQELQRARQREKMNDEHNKRLSDTVDKLLSESNERLQLHLKERMAALEEKNALSEELSNMKKIQDDLLANKEQLLAELERVQLELDQLRGRPGSSYSRAGSVSSLPSTLFRRSLPGSASELRYPQGGGSLPAGYGSSSSGVVVRRAHRGRWGPPRDDSNKYGEWDSGTMLGPGFEGGVEGGCSDDEEDRETLFGSELLSPSGQTDVQTLAIMLQEQLEAINKEIKLIQEEKESTELRAEEIESRVSSVALDAPPLPPSSLGGRDSVGRGYMTPSITSSTLASPSPPSSGHSTPRLPHSPARETDRQNSKEGEECRALALIDSTPPPVPRALRLDRMTHTHPGAGLDDHREFRSLSADGATTASQDSLHKASKKKSIKSSIGRLFGKKEKGRMGAPGRESASLASTPSDDLGSADPLGLAKLGTGTVEKDRRSKKKHDLLEEACRQGLPFASWDGPTVVTWLELWVGMPAWYVAACRANVKSGAIMANLSDTEIQREIGISNPLHRLKLRLAIQEMVSLTSPSAPASTRSSTSNIWMTHAEMESLTAATKPEQKEFSWDQILAYGDMNHEWVGNEWLPSLGLPQYRSYFMESLVDARMLDHLTKKELRGQLKMVDSFHRVSLHYGIMCLKRLNYDRKELERRRDESQHQNQDVMVWSNERVMCWVQSIGLKEFADNLLESGVHGALLALDDTFDYTDLALLLQIPNQNTQARQLLEKEYNALISMGTERRPDEDGTKTFTRSPSWRKMFREKDLRGVTSDSSETLPANFRASAISTPSVTLRKVQSEVNSGPRGESGSVRTYSC; from the exons ATGATGATGTGCGAGGTGATGCCCACCATTTCTGAGGATGGGCGAAGTGGGACTGGCGGGGGCTCTTCCTCACCTGCCGGGGCAGGAGTCGGAGGCCCCGGAGGTGCTATGGGAGGAGGAGGCTTCAGCGGGAGGGAGCCCAGAGGcggaggagatgaaggaggcAGTACGGGGAACCTGGAGTCCCTAATGGTCAACATGCTGACAGAGCGGGAGAGGCTGCTGGAGAACCTGAGGGAGACACAAGAGAGCTTGGGCACAGCTCAGCTCCGCCTCCGCGAGCTCGGCCATGAAAAGGAGTCACTTCAGAGGCAGCTATCTATTGCTCTGCCACAG GAGTTTGCTGTGTTGACTAAAGAGCTGAACGTTTGCCGGGAGCAGCTtctggagagggaggaggagattgCTGAGCTCAAGGCGGAGAGAAACAACACACGT TTGTTGCTGGAACACCTGGAGTGTCTGGTGTCTCGCCATGAGCGCAGTCTGAGGATGACAGTGGTGAAAAGACAAGCCCAGTCCCCTGCAGGGGTCTCCAGTGAGGTGGAAGTCCTCAAGGCCCTCAAGTCTCTGTTTGAGCACCACAAGGCCCTAGATGAGAAG GTGCGAGAGAGGCTTCGTGTGGCCCTTGAGAGAGTGTCAATGTTAGAGGATCAACTTGCAGCGTCTTCTCAAGAG GTAATCTCTTTAAGAGACCAAATTAAAAGACGTCAACAAGGGGTGGACGGCGGGAAAGAT CGACTTCCCAACGGCCCTTCCTCTGGCCTGGAGGACGGCGAgctggaaagacagagagaaggagagatagaACGACAGAGAGCTGAACTCTCCCAGCTGAGGGAGAGGCTGGCACTCATGTGCCGGCAG GTTGGGGAAATAGAGGAACAGCTTGCGGCCGCCAGGAGGGAGGTGACGAAGTCGGAGGAGGCCAATCAGAAGCTCCAAAGGGAAGTGAAAGAG GCTCTTTGCCAAAGGGAGGACATGGAGGAAAGGATTACAACACTAGAACGCAG GTACCTCAGCGCCCAGAGGGAGGCGACTTCTCTCCATGATATCAAAGACAAGCTGGAAAATGAGCTGGCCAGCAAGGAGTCCCTGCACAGACAG AGTGAAGAGAAGAACAGACAGCTACAGGAGCGTCTGGATGAAGCTAAGCAGAAGCTCCAGCAGACCCTACAGAGGGCAGAAACGTTGCCGGAGATCGAGGCCCAGCTCGCCCAAAGAGTTGCTGCTCTCAACAAG GCAGAGGAGCGCCACGGGAACTTTGAGGAGCGACTACGGCAAATGGAAGCCCAGCTCGAGGAGAAGAACCAAGAACTACAGAGG GcgaggcagagggagaagatgaaTGACGAACACAACAAACGTCTCTCAGATACAGTGGACAAGCTTCTGTCGGAGTCCAATGAGAGACTGCAGCTCCACCTCAAAGAGAGGATGGCAGCACTAGAGGAAAAG AATGCTCTATCAGAGGAACTGTCCAATATGAAGAAAATCCAAGATGATCTTCTAGCTAATAAG GAGCAGCTGCTTGCTGAGCTGGAGAGAGTCCAACTGGAGCTGGATCAGCTGAGAGGCAGGCCTGGCTCTTCGTATTCCAG GGCGGGCAGCGTGAGCTCACTTCCCTCCACCCTTTTTCGAAGATCTCTTCCAGGGAGCGCCTCAGAGCTGCGGTACCCTCAGGGTGGAGGCTCGCTCCCGGCTGGTTATGGCAGCTCCTCTAGTGGGGTGGTGGTCAGGCGGGCGCACCGCGGCCGGTGGGGGCCTCCTAGAGACGACAGTAACAAG TATGGAGAGTGGGACAGCGGCACTATGCTGGGTCCTGGTTTTGAGGGCGGTGTGGAGGGAGGCTGCTCTGATGACGAGGAGGACAGGGAGACGCTGTTCGGATCGGAGCTTCTCTCTCCCAGCggacagacagatgtacagactTTGGCGATCATGCTGCAGGAGCAACTAGAGGCCATAAACAAGGAGATCAA ACTGAttcaggaggagaaggagagcacAGAGCTGAGGGCAGAGGAGATTGAGAGCCGGGTCAGCAGCGTGGCCCTCGATGCCCCACCTCTTCCACCCTCCTCACTGGGAGGACGGGACAGTGTCGGGAGGGGCTACATGACcccctccatcacctcctccacGTTAGCGTCTCCCTCACCACCCAGTTCTGGACATTCCACCCCCCGCCTGCCACATTCCCCTGCCAGGGAGACTGATAGACAG AATAGCAAAGAGGGTGAAGAATGCAGAGCACTTGCCCTGATTGACTCCACCCCTCCACCTGTTCCTCGAGCCCTACGATTAGACCGaatgacacacactcacccaggGGCAGGCCTTGATGACCACCGTGAATTTCGCAG tCTCTCTGCTGATGGCGCCACCACTGCTAGCCAGGATTCCCTCCACAAAGCCAGCAAAAAGAAGAGCATTAAGTCGTCAATTGGTCGTCTCTTTGGCAAAAAGGAAAAGGGGAGGATGGGTGCACCTGGGCGCGAATCTGCCTCACTGG CCTCCACACCCTCTGACGACCTGGGTTCCGCTGACCCCCTAGGTCTGGCTAAACTCGGGACTGGAACGGTTGAAAAAGACCGACGCAGCAAAAAGAA GCACGACCTGTTAGAGGAGGCCTGTCGTCAGGGTCTGCCTTTCGCCTCATGGGACGGCCCGACTGTTGTTACATGGCTTGAG CTGTGGGTTGGGATGCCGGCATGGTATGTGGCAGCGTGTCGTGCCAACGTGAAAAGCGGCGCCATTATGGCCAACCTCTCGGACACAGAGATCCAGAGGGAGATTGGCATCAGCAACCCTCTACACAGGCTCAAACTCCGCCTGGCCATCCAGGAAATGGTCTCCCTCACTAGTCCGTCTGCACCTGCAAGCACACGCTCT TCGACCAGTAATATTTGGATGACACATGCTGAGATGGAGTCTCTCACTGCTGCCACCAAGCCA GAGCAGAAGGAGTTCAGCTGGGACCAG aTCCTGGCCTATGGAGACATGAACCACGAGTGGGTGGGAAATGAATGGCTGCCCAGCCTGGGTCTACCCCAGTACCGCTCCTACTTCATGGAGTCACTGGTGGATGCCCGCATGCTCGACCATCTCACCAAGAAAGAACTGAGGGGTCAGCTGAAAATGGTGGACAGTTTCCACAG GGTGAGTCTTCACTATGGTATCATGTGCTTGAAGCGCTTGAACTACGACAggaaggagctggagaggaggagggatgagaGTCAGCATCAAAATCAAG ATGTGATGGTGTGGTCCAATGAGCGAGTGATGTGTTGGGTGCAGTCGATCGGTCTGAAAGAGTTTGCTGACAACCTATTAGAAAGCGGTGTGCACGGGGCCCTCCTGGCACTAGATGACACCTTTGACTACACTGACTtggccctcctcctccagatACCCAATCAGAACACACAG GCGAGGCAACTCCTAGAGAAGGAGTACAATGCTCTCATCTCCATGGGAACAGAGAGGAGGCCAGATGAG GACGGCACGAAAACATTCACGCGGTCGCCATCGTGGAGAAAGATGTTCAGAGAGAAGGACCTCCGCGGCGTGACCTCCGACTCCTCAGAAACATTACCTGCCAACTTCCGTGCCTCCGCCATCTCGACCCCCTCTGTCACCCTGAGAAAAGTCCAGAGTGAAG taAATTCTGGACCAAGAGGAGAGTCGGGGTCCGTGAGAACATATTCCTGCTAA